The following proteins are encoded in a genomic region of Hirundo rustica isolate bHirRus1 chromosome 3, bHirRus1.pri.v3, whole genome shotgun sequence:
- the MAP10 gene encoding microtubule-associated protein 10, whose product MEGLFALELLVEALRLAESAELPGPAEHPAVALRLLDFPTLVLRPAAAAPPVRPGQLFPFGRGKRCLFRWDPDSLFVALRRRPLRALLLALPAGLAPGPLRLLGSCAVSLAPAAELLQRPGAPSSCGRRGRFVLLDTAGRPVGELLLGYRLTSLGAGEESPASPRAATPPAATPEPPDEEKEEEEVEDEELEGNVFCPPLLYYSREPAEPQRPPATMEQWEHVEPPRPQGKDKGHSLPRPSAGPSLLHPTSPRQPHNTLVQLPLLSALLAELSVLTRSAVPAAAVHPHLAWLYQAPGSGDAASRPPSRSAALRPPETPVGPGRSSEAMSLQFKQGCQKATSPASYGAGRRPKKALPQGQPACERNCKAKGNRPPRKKLLYGLTNTLRLRLQQTNPDKLIIHERREQYRKKQMEMLKERSPLPRRKLVRNTEEQHVVSCRHCSTGGNSKWKNQLDKTVQTSLENSVLSESISVTGDVSPDLQKQPVASLSRKDSIARKECPYEITTAPLPEETVLKSAHEEKNAKAQLPAAFPSDVNTKGSYNDAIQLIHNKTMDHDDVSLVSSHKLSPSRSVENNSEFIYSDDFVASPENTVYSEDFTSAECAGRDSKVLDSSPEPLWVERPKQDRSDTEPESSRSRISKTSQRAQSTSDLVPVPSASSSVQSLRRNCDFKTSMGTSAESADSLNLAEMEASLLDEEQKAQQMSKKEKRGDRHIKEIPTRRSKQVKSETDLNIGNGQTSTGQKQSVTQISSYLPSDMSDLELGVLENSMSDKEDDFLEKLHDRNQYRDISELVINKLPGYTM is encoded by the coding sequence ATGGAGGGGTTGTTCgcgctggagctgctggtggaggcGCTGCGGCTGGCGGAGTCCGCGGAGCTCCCGGGACCCGCGGAACACCCGGCCGTGGCGCTGCGCCTCTTGGACTTCCCCACCCTCGTGCTGCgacccgccgccgccgcgccgcccgtGCGGCCGGGGCAGCTCTTCCCCTTCGGCCGCGGCAAGCGCTGCCTGTTCCGCTGGGACCCGGACTCGCTTTTCGTcgcgctccgccgccgcccgctccgCGCCCTGCTCCTGGCGCTGCCCGCCGGGCTCGCCCCGGGACCCCTCCGCCTCCTCGGCAGCTGCGCCGTGTCCTTGGCTCCCGCCGCCGAGCTGCTGCAGCGGCCCGGGGCGCCCTCCTCCTGCGGCCGCCGCGGCCGCTTCGTGCTGCTGGACACCGCGGGCCGCCCCGTcggagagctgctcctgggctaCCGCCTGACCAGCCTGGGGGCCGGTGAGGAGAGTCCTGCCAGCCCCCGCGCTGCCACACCGCCTGCCGCCACCCCCGAACCGCCGGacgaggagaaggaggaggaagaggtggaggatgaggagctggaaggCAACGTCTTTTGCCCTCCGCTGCTCTACTACAGTCGCGAGCCGGCTGAGCCTCAGCGGCCGCCAGCAACAATGGAACAGTGGGAGCATGTGGAGCCCCCGAGACCGCAAGGGAAGGACAAGGGCCACAGCCTACCACGTCCCAGTGCTGGGCCCTCGCTGCTGCACCCCACCAGCCCTCGACAGCCCCACAATACCCTGGTGCAGCTGCCGCTACTCAGTGCCTTGCTGGCGGAGCTGTCGGTGCTCACCCgcagtgctgtgcctgctgctgctgtccaccccCATCTTGCCTGGCTCTACCAGGCCCCGGGGAGTGGGGACGCAGCCTCACGGCCCCCCAGTCGCTCCGCTGCCCTCAGGCCTCCAGAGACACCTGTGGggcctggcaggagcagtgAAGCCATGAGCCTGCAGTTCAAACAAGGCTGTCAAAAGGCCACATCCCCAGCGTCTTATGGGGCTGGGAGAAGACCCAAGAAagctctgccccagggacagccagcCTGTGAAAGGAACTGCAAAGCTAAGGGGAACAGACCTCCCAGAAAGAAACTGTTGTATGGGCTGACAAATACACTGAGGCTACGGCTGCAGCAGACTAACCCAGATAAGCTGATAATTCATGAAAGGAGGGAGCAGTacagaaaaaagcaaatggagatgctgaaagagagaagccCCTTACCCAGGAGAAAGCTGGTCAGAAATACTGAAGAACAGCATGTGGTGTCTTGCAGGCATTGTAGCACAGGAGGCAATTCAAAGTGGAAGAATCAGTTGGATAAAACTGTTCAGACTTCATTAGAAAACAGTGTTCTCTCAGAATCCATTTCTGTGACAGGAGATGTGTCCCCTGACCTGCAGAAACAGCCTGTTGCAAGTCTCTCCAGGAAAGATTCAATTGCAAGAAAGGAATGTCCTTATGAAATAACTACAGCCCCCTTACCAGAGGAAACTGTGTTAAAGTCTGCTCATGAGGAAAAGAATGCAAAAGCTCAActcccagcagcatttccatCAGATGTTAATACAAAAGGAAGTTACAACGATGCAATACAATTAATCCATAATAAAACCATGGACCATGATGATGTGTCTCTTGTTAGTAGTCATAAATTAAGTCCCAGCAGGAGTGTTGAAAACAACTCTGAATTCATATACTCTGATGACTTTGTCGCTAGTCCAGAGAACACAGTTTATTCAGAAGATTTCACCAGTGCTGAGTGTGCAGGCAGAGACTCGAAAGTTCTTGACAGCAGTCCTGAACCTCTGTGGGTTGAAAGACCAAAGCAAGATAGGTCAGATACAGAGCCAGAATCCAGCAGGTCCAGAATTTCAAAGACAAGTCAAAGAGCTCAGAGTACTTCAGATCTTGTGCCAGTTCCTTCAGCTTCATCTTCAGTCCAGTCTTTGAGGAGAAACTGTGACTTTAAAACCAGCATGGGAACTAGTGCTGAATCTGCTGATTCACTTAACCTTGCTGAGATGGAGGCATCATTATTAGATGAAGAGCAGAAAGCCCAACAGATGAGTAAGAAAGAGAAGAGGGGTGATCGACATATTAAAGAAATACCTACACGGAGAAGCAAACAAGTTAAATCTGAGACTGATCTGAATATAGGAAATGGCCAGACCTCTACAGGACAAAAGCAGTCAGTAACTCAAATTAGCTCTTACTTGCCATCTGACATGTCTGATCTTGAACTTGGTGTCCTGGAAAACAGTATGTCAGACAAAGAAGATGATTTTCTGGAAAAACTACATGATCGTAATCAGTACAGAGACATCAGTGAACTTGTAATAAACAAGCTCCCAGGATACACGATGTAA